In Mytilus edulis chromosome 6, xbMytEdul2.2, whole genome shotgun sequence, the following proteins share a genomic window:
- the LOC139526525 gene encoding uncharacterized protein — MGGGDRCSIGICDNDRRYPDKLVKRSHVSNLQFHSLPKDPQLSKLWHDKIRQGRQNYLESKSVKICSNHFQDGERTFRCPVPTLFLNNSDLKTQKSPHKRNPCKRSDKSVDKKRKLAKSGTDTSEDSVPNSTFTLCIASTQLTRDADVHFLTGLHNTDTFKVLFDHLSMKASVIQYWKGPRQTIKEAPMRYSFEDDPNIFLKPGPGRKLRLEVELLLVMMRLREVFIETPSSLDTQAQCWSEYKHHCTIKFLVAITPNGMFSFVSNCYGGRASDKFITKDCGFYLKLEPNDQVMADRGFKIKEDLMTVQAKLAIPPSTCGSLAMCATAVTETSRIANVRIYVEQAIGRLKTFRFLKHEIPIACLPVSDDIVVTCCAICNLLDPLCYM; from the exons ATGGGAGGAGGTGATCGGTGCAGTATTGGAATTTGTGACAATGACAGAAGATATCCAGATAAACTTGTTAAAAGGTCACATGTCTCTAATTTACAATTTCATTCTCTGCCAAAAGACCCACAACTGAGTAAATTATGGCACGACAAAATCCGTCAAGGTAGACAAAATTATTTAGAGAGTAAAAGCGTAAAAATCTGCTCCAATCATTTTCAGGATGGCGAGAGAACCTTCCGTTGCCCTGTTccaacactttttttaaataacagtGATTTGAAAACTCAAAAATCACCACATAAAAGAAATCCTTGTAAGAGAAGTGACAAAAGTGTAGATAAAAAAAGGAAACTTGCAAAATCAGGAACTGATACTAGTGAAGATTCAGTTCCAAATAGCACTTTTACTCTCTGTATAGCATCAACACAGCTAACAAGAGATGCAGATGTACATTTCTTAACTGGGTTACACAACACAGACACATTTAAGGTGTTGTTTGACCATTTAAGTATGAAAGcatctgttattcagtattggAAAGGTCCTAGACAAACAATAAAAGAAGCCCCAATGAGATACTCATTTGAGGATGACCCAAACATTTTTCTTAAACCAGGGCCTGGTAGAAAATTAAGATTAGAGGTTGAACTTTTATTAGTTATGATGAGACTACG CGAAGTTTTTATAGAAACACCATCCAGTCTTGATACACAAGCTCAATGCTGGTCTGAATATAAGCATCACTGTACTATTAAATTTTTGGTTGCTATTACACCAAATGGAATGTTCAGCTTTGTGTCAAATTGTTATGGTGGCCGAGCCTCAGACAAATTCATTACTAAAGACTGTGGCTTCTATCTCAAACTAGAACCGAACGATCAAGTTATGGCAGATAGAGGTTTTAAAATAAAGGAAGACCTTATGACTGTTCAGGCTAAACTAGCAATACCACCAAGCACTTGTGGCAGTTTAGCCATGTGTGCCACTGCAGTTACAGAAACATCTCGTATTGCAAATGTTAGAATCTATGTGGAGCAGGCAATTGGTAGACTGAAGACATTTAGATTTTTGAAGCATGAAATACCAATAGCTTGCTTGCCTGTATCTGATGATATTGTTGTCACTTGTTGTGCTATTTGCAATCTGCTTGATCCCCTATgttatatgtaa
- the LOC139528023 gene encoding uncharacterized protein — protein sequence MKFDPRREDHMVSTDAEVENLYASLYSVRPKSVLFTGFPSLTKKMKYPDTIISSAEKFITSNINDVDFVESLSLSSDEAALIEITTRGQSSNAQWMEQRKGRITASIIREVGYKMSEIVKKKNVKTSPLVAKVCGKYKSIGHLESIKYGKNNEVTARNLFSILESQNHRNLKVDQCGLFVKADRPYIAASPDAIVTCTCCSSEATLEIKCPISVSDISISTEGWKKLDYLEMDEGKLRLKQSHTHYTQVQTQMAVTGCKVAYFFVWSPKGSFCEKIEFNSTLWLKLQEQLCIFFRSYIVPVLLGNRDLCFCPKCENVCCEPEEIVKNEDNSVHCDCCDLWYHWKCISITTDLTQESWVCNDCLQNAVDL from the coding sequence atgaaatttgatcCTAGAAGAGAAGACCATATGGTGTCTACTGATGCAGAAGTAGAGAACCTGTATGCTTCTCTATATAGCGTGAGGCCAAAATCAGTTCTGTTTACAGGATTTCCATCTTTAACCAAAAAAATGAAGTATCCTGATACAATTATCAGTTCTGCTGAGAAATTTATTACAAGTAATATTAATGATGTCGATTTTGTGGAAAGTTTGTCATTGTCATCTGACGAAGCTGCTTTGATCGAAATTACAACTAGAGGTCAAAGCAGTAATGCACAGTGGATGGAACAGAGAAAAGGTCGAATCACAGCATCGATTATACGTGAGGTTGGGTATAAAATGTCAGAAATtgtcaaaaagaaaaatgttaaaacttCACCACTGGTTGCGAAAGTATGtggaaaatataaatcaattggaCATTTAGAATCAATAAAATACGGAAAGAACAATGAAGTCACTGCGCgaaatttattttccattttgGAATCACAAAATCACAGGAATTTGAAAGTTGATCAGTGTGGGTTATTTGTTAAGGCAGACAGACCTTATATTGCTGCTAGTCCTGATGCTATAGTTACATGTACCTGCTGTAGCAGTGAAGCTACATTGGAAATCAAATGTCCAATTTCAGTTTCAGATATTTCTATAAGTACAGAAGGTTGGAAAAAGTTGGACTACCTTGAAATGGATGAGGGAAAATTGCGTTTAAAACAATCACACACTCATTACACTCAAGTGCAAACCCAAATGGCAGTTACTGGTTGCAAAGTGGCATATTTTTTTGTATGGTCACCTAAAGGgtcattttgtgaaaaaattgAATTCAACTCCACTTTATGGCTCAAATTACAAGAACAGCTATGCATTTTCTTCAGAAGCTACATCGTTCCGGTTTTGTTGGGCAATAGAGATTTATGCTTTTGTCCTAAATGTGAAAATGTTTGTTGTGAGCCAGaggaaattgtaaaaaatgaggACAATAGTGTACACTGTGACTGTTGTGATCTCTGGTACCACTGGAAGTGTATCAGTATAACTACTGATCTCACTCAAGAATCCTGGGTATGCAACGATTGTTTACAAAATGCTGTagatttgtaa